One Triticum dicoccoides isolate Atlit2015 ecotype Zavitan chromosome 5B, WEW_v2.0, whole genome shotgun sequence genomic window carries:
- the LOC119310419 gene encoding dof zinc finger protein MNB1A-like gives MQEPGRRPFAGAVDLRRPKGYPAPLAAQAQAEAVAELATGEAHGDPCPRCESRDTKFCYYNNYNTSQPRHYCKSCRRYWTKGGTLRNVPVGGGSRKSSSSSSSSSSSPKRAKNSKRRRVAPAAPLEPEAEPGADAPAAVATTTKEAAATEDVTTAGDTAAAPAADGCFAFTAGEPDAPPAADRCFTFTSGEPDAPPAADGDGCFAFTAGEPDVPPAAKGDGGLAFTDHPSVALGLGVADDAGGKELADPSPFEWPSGCDLGSYWVAGVFADTDPALFLSPP, from the coding sequence ATGCAGGAGCCCGGGCGGCGGCCGTTCGCCGGCGCCGTCGACCTGCGCCGCCCGAAGGGCTACCCGGCGCCGTTGGCCGCGCAGGCGCAGGCGGAGGCGGTGGCGGAGCTGGCGACGGGGGAGGCACACGGCGACCCCTGCCCGCGGTGCGAGTCGCGGGACACCAAGTTCTGCTACTACAACAACTACAACACCTCCCAGCCGCGCCACTACTGCAAGTCCTGCCGCCGCTACTGGACCAAGGGCGGCACCCTTCGCAACGTCCCCGTCGGCGGCGGCTCGCGCAagagctcctcctcgtcatcgtcgtcgtcgtccagcCCCAAGCGCGCCAAGAACTCCAAGCGCCGCCGCGTCGCGCCGGCCGCGCCCCTGGAGCCCGAGGCTGAGCCCGGCGCCGACGCCCCAGCCGCCGTCGCCACGACGACGAAGGAGGCCGCGGCCACCGAGGACGTCACAACAGCTGGCGATACCGCCGCAGCCCCTGCGGCCGACGGGTGTTTCGCTTTCacggccggcgagcccgacgcgccaCCCGCGGCGGACAGGTGTTTCACTTTCACGTCCGGCGAGCCAGACGCGCCACCCGCGGCGGACGGAGACGGGTGCTTCGCTTTCACGGCCGGCGAGCCCGACGTGCCGCCCGCGGCGAAGGGAGACGGGGGCCTCGCTTTCACCGATCACCCGTCGGTCGCGCTCGGGCTCGGCGTGGCGGACGACGCCGGCGGGAAGGAGCTGGCGGACCCGAGCCCGTTCGAGTGGCCGTCGGGCTGCGACCTGGGGTCCTACTGGGTGGCCGGCGTGTTCGCCGACACCGATCCGGCGCTGTTCCTCAGCCCGCCGTGA